From a region of the Sebaldella sp. S0638 genome:
- a CDS encoding biotin transporter BioY translates to MRENILINKIIKEKNESIVTELLLIVFGAIFLGMTARITIMLPFTPVPITGQTFGVLMIGLVYGRKLGLKTIGAYIAAGMAGLPLFGTAGPSLLFLKPTGGYLIGYVFMVLICGYLTEKGWGKSYVKTLAMMLLAETVMYFFGLIHLSFFVKGNVLEMGLYPFIIGDLVKMALVTFSVPSVWKAVDSFKK, encoded by the coding sequence ATGAGAGAAAATATTTTAATTAATAAGATAATAAAAGAAAAAAATGAAAGCATAGTTACAGAATTATTGTTAATAGTTTTTGGCGCAATTTTTCTGGGTATGACTGCAAGAATTACAATAATGCTTCCATTTACGCCGGTACCAATTACAGGGCAGACATTTGGTGTTCTTATGATCGGATTGGTTTACGGAAGAAAATTAGGATTGAAAACTATAGGAGCATATATTGCCGCAGGTATGGCAGGACTTCCGCTTTTTGGAACAGCAGGACCAAGTCTTCTGTTTTTGAAACCCACAGGAGGATACCTTATAGGATATGTTTTCATGGTTTTAATATGCGGTTACCTGACTGAAAAAGGATGGGGGAAATCTTATGTTAAAACTCTTGCTATGATGCTGCTTGCTGAAACAGTAATGTACTTTTTCGGTCTGATACATTTATCTTTTTTTGTAAAAGGAAATGTACTTGAAATGGGACTATACCCGTTTATAATAGGTGACTTAGTGAAGATGGCACTGGTAACTTTTTCAGTTCCAAGTGTATGGAAAGCAGTGGATTCTTTCAAAAAATAA
- a CDS encoding uracil-DNA glycosylase: MKNTWKELLEEEKEKEYFKNLEEFLDKEYETIDIYPERKNLYNALDLTSYEDTNVIILGQDPYHGPHQAHGLSFSIESEKAKFPPSLRNMFKELKSDLDIERTERNLTDWAKQGVLLLNTVLTVQAGKAASHRKKGWEIFTDTVIKKLNDKDEQVIFVLWGGDAKKKVPLITNPKHKIIEGVHPSPLSAHTGFFGSKPFSKINEYLKEAGKDTINW; this comes from the coding sequence ATGAAAAATACATGGAAAGAATTGCTGGAAGAGGAAAAGGAAAAAGAATATTTTAAAAATCTGGAAGAATTTTTGGATAAAGAATATGAAACAATTGATATTTATCCTGAAAGAAAAAATCTTTATAATGCATTGGATTTGACCAGTTATGAAGATACAAATGTGATAATTCTGGGGCAGGACCCATATCATGGACCGCATCAGGCACATGGTCTGAGTTTTTCCATAGAGTCGGAAAAAGCAAAATTTCCTCCTTCACTTCGTAATATGTTTAAGGAACTGAAATCAGATCTTGATATAGAAAGAACGGAACGTAATCTTACAGATTGGGCAAAGCAGGGAGTACTGCTTTTGAACACGGTGTTAACAGTGCAGGCTGGGAAAGCAGCTTCTCACAGAAAAAAAGGCTGGGAAATTTTTACTGATACTGTTATAAAAAAGCTGAATGATAAAGATGAACAGGTGATTTTTGTACTTTGGGGCGGGGATGCCAAAAAGAAGGTTCCTTTAATCACGAACCCTAAACATAAGATAATAGAAGGAGTTCATCCGAGTCCTTTATCTGCACATACAGGATTTTTCGGGAGTAAGCCGTTCAGCAAGATAAATGAATATTTGAAAGAGGCTGGAAAAGATACGATTAACTGGTAA
- a CDS encoding recombinase family protein, whose amino-acid sequence MQNCIIYARVSTTMQEDNESLKYQIIKTQEYAISKGYHIKRVISDVESGGKDDRPGFLELMKEIHKKSFDVLIVFEISRVSRTSKTLINFVFDLNEKGIKFIPISQPELDTTTPTGMLFFHIQSGLAGFERKQISIRTKSNKLARAKDGIWQGGTLPFGYTKDNNNNIIPDEENAYILKNIFLDYIEYRSLKKVAEKYHRNISSIKFMLSNKFYIGKLPYGKQENNIDTNTYKRHKEFKNIFEGRHPAIIDLDIFDTVQDLISQNNIIKTNGLLFSGILKCHCGGKMYKSTCSKGFNNYKCNICNKAISTIKIEKEILKRLMQMTELEKLNSMVTADNTINMQKKINISNKKISSFEDEKLKLIDLLTKNLLTENEFVKSKKRIDNKIDLENQNIKKFSSIIAFEDKKNNQMDNIEILRNVIKNIKDDEITELNEIFRMLINEIILISKAPLQFNIKLNI is encoded by the coding sequence ATGCAAAACTGCATAATATATGCCAGAGTTAGCACAACCATGCAGGAAGATAATGAAAGTCTAAAGTATCAAATAATAAAAACTCAAGAATATGCTATCTCAAAAGGCTACCATATAAAAAGAGTTATTTCAGATGTAGAATCCGGTGGAAAAGATGATCGTCCTGGATTCTTAGAATTAATGAAAGAAATACACAAAAAATCTTTTGATGTCCTCATTGTATTTGAAATTTCCAGAGTTTCAAGAACTTCAAAAACTCTTATTAATTTTGTATTCGATTTAAACGAAAAAGGAATAAAATTCATACCTATTTCACAACCGGAGTTAGATACCACAACACCTACAGGCATGCTTTTTTTTCACATTCAGAGTGGGCTTGCCGGATTTGAAAGAAAACAAATTTCTATCAGAACAAAATCTAATAAACTAGCTAGAGCAAAAGATGGTATCTGGCAAGGGGGAACACTACCTTTTGGATATACGAAAGATAATAATAATAACATAATTCCTGATGAGGAAAATGCCTATATATTAAAGAATATCTTTTTAGATTATATTGAATACAGATCTTTAAAAAAAGTTGCTGAAAAATACCACAGAAATATTTCTAGTATAAAATTTATGCTTTCAAATAAATTTTACATTGGTAAATTACCCTATGGAAAACAGGAAAATAACATTGATACAAATACCTATAAAAGGCATAAAGAATTTAAAAATATTTTTGAGGGAAGACACCCTGCCATAATAGATTTAGATATTTTTGATACAGTTCAAGATTTGATTTCTCAAAACAATATAATAAAAACTAATGGTCTTTTATTTTCTGGAATCTTAAAATGTCATTGTGGTGGAAAAATGTATAAATCAACCTGCAGTAAGGGATTTAATAACTATAAATGTAACATCTGTAATAAAGCCATAAGTACAATTAAAATAGAAAAAGAAATTCTTAAAAGATTAATGCAAATGACAGAATTAGAAAAGCTTAATAGTATGGTTACTGCCGATAACACAATCAATATGCAAAAAAAAATAAATATCTCAAATAAAAAAATCTCTTCTTTCGAAGACGAAAAGTTAAAACTTATAGATTTACTTACAAAAAATCTACTAACAGAAAATGAATTCGTAAAATCTAAAAAAAGAATTGATAATAAAATAGATTTAGAAAATCAAAATATAAAAAAGTTTTCCTCTATCATTGCCTTTGAAGATAAAAAAAATAACCAGATGGACAACATTGAAATCCTTAGAAATGTTATTAAAAATATAAAAGATGATGAAATAACTGAATTAAATGAAATTTTCAGGATGTTAATTAATGAAATAATTTTAATTTCAAAAGCCCCATTACAATTTAACATAAAATTAAATATATAA